The Pyricularia oryzae 70-15 chromosome 5, whole genome shotgun sequence genome includes a region encoding these proteins:
- a CDS encoding sulfite reductase flavoprotein component, giving the protein MPSTIHTGKMQLKNTDSSGGVAAQVEPVEFKKGSSSLPLGQHVAIDSISGPTYATAQLLVQQIAYKLSDKIFSYSPETFDLDLAVKQWASDKENNIHGYATDVLPLQIRTGAGAFALGYIFSKDFDLSKRHIPQSLLAPSASIRHLREALDQLSLLYGVASPFVAHIAALDYSKQDGLVAEYGSALQAAEELGLALVSSSSAYETQHMAIFATLLAGILPTLHIYDGVRTARETLRIVDGLNEAGIKDVYNKVFQAVGSLNKRQDDASKVLETLKAFNEELGTDYRPFEYFGHEAPETVLVVFGSVESQIATQVVSYLAGQDKRVGAVVVRIYRPFIEEAFLDVLPDSVRQIAVFGQVHGENQVVDASVQSVLYSDVLTAVSFSSKWNNEPTIVDSKYAATDALTPEALATVFSTLIAKEGQTFDVRISQLQEAQQFSFWDVDNAAAVSVPTAVGHLLTKQSNNNISLDEVHDSVVQGGIVRTDIRSSKKIADAPYQIEEADVTYVGDENLLKDVDILRTNKENGKLVLRLPTYKAEDLEKRIPADSRKTIQERAIELHVLDTAFSPAYETIAKQLVEMAFLKVAKPELSTPELVKLASSIDEPKAVQESVDALAECLHKVDVPESWAEVPSEFVPPRRLKQIKNRSFQPFQKEEPEEVLDLSNWEAAAKGLIFKEAYGTADSLRPDLTVKTFKITVKENRRLTPLTYDRNIFHIEFDLGDSGLTYQIGEALGIHADNDPVQVQDFIKFYGLNPEDIVQVPSREDPAVLETRTVYQSLLQNLDILGKPPKRFYEALAEFATDETEKQKLTNLGGQVGAEEFKQRSEVDTSTYVDILEEFQSARPSFTDLTRIVSPLKRREYSIASAQAVTPTSVALMIVVVDWVDPKGRTRFGQATRYLSQLPVGATVTASVKPSVMKLPVADTAPLIMAGLGTGLAPFRAFVQYRAMQKAQGKDIGAILLYMGSRHQREEYLYGEEWEAYVDAGVITLLGAAFSRDQPQKIYIQDRMRQTVDQIVQSYITDGGSFYLCGPTWPVPDVTAVLEEAIAQDAKATGRKVDPRKEIDRLKEDGRYVLEVY; this is encoded by the coding sequence ATGCCTAGTACTATCCATACGGGCAAAATGCAGTTGAAGAATACAGACTCGTCCGGCGGCGTTGCCGCCCAGGTAGAGCCCGTTGAGTTCAAGAAGGGCTCTTCAAGTTTACCCCTCGGCCAACATGTTGCCATCGACTCGATTTCCGGACCAACATATGCCACAGCACAACTCCTAGTGCAGCAGATTGCATACAAGCTCTCGGACAAGATCTTTTCTTATTCTCCAGAAACTTTCGACCTGGACCTTGCCGTTAAGCAGTGGGCCAGTGACAAGGAGAACAACATCCACGGCTATGCTACAGATGTGCTCCCCTTGCAAATCCGGACAGGGGCTGGTGCCTTTGCGCTGGGCTACATATTCTCCAAGGATTTCGACTTGAGCAAGAGGCATATCCCTCAGTCTCTCCTGGCGCCCTCGGCAAGCATTCGTCACCTTCGTGAGGCCCTCGACCAGTTGTCACTCCTTTACGGTGTGGCAAGCCCATTTGTGGCCCACATCGCCGCCCTCGATTATTCGAAACAGGATGGCCTTGTTGCCGAGTACGGCAGCGCGCTgcaggccgccgaggagctcggcctcgccCTTGTCTCGAGCTCATCGGCATACGAAACTCAGCACATGGCCATCTTTGCCACTCTGCTCGCTGGTATTCTGCCCACTCTTCACATCTACGACGGCGTTCGCACTGCCCGCGAGACCCTTCGCATTGTGGACGGCCTGAACGAGGCAGGCATCAAGGATGTCTACAACAAAGTCTTCCAGGCCGTCGGCTCTCTAAACAAGCGCCAAGACGATGCCTCCAAGGTCCTCGAGACCCTCAAGGCTTTCAACGAGGAGCTCGGCACCGACTACCGCCCCTTTGAGTACTTTGGCCACGAGGCACCCGAGACCGTGCTGGTCGTATTCGGCAGCGTCGAGTCGCAGATTGCCACCCAGGTTGTGTCTTACCTTGCTGGCCAGGACAAGCGCGTCGGTGCCGTTGTTGTACGCATCTACCGTCCCTTTATCGAAGAGGCTTTCCTGGATGTGCTTCCCGACTCTGTGCGTCAGATTGCTGTCTTTGGACAAGTCCACGGCGAGAACCAGGTTGTGGACGCCTCTGTGCAGTCTGTGCTGTACTCCGATGTCCTCACTGCTGTTTCCTTCTCGAGCAAGTGGAACAACGAACCAACTATCGTTGACTCCAAGTACGCTGCCACTGATGCATTGACCCCCGAGGCTCTGGCCACGGTCTTCTCCACGCTTATCGCCAAGGAAGGCCAGACTTTCGATGTTCGCATCAGCCAGCTTCAAGAAGCCCAACAGTTCTCGTTCTGGGATGTGGACAACGCCGCTGCTGTGTCGGTTCCCACTGCCGTTGGCCATCTGCTCACCAAGCAATCTAACAACAACATCTCTCTGGACGAGGTGCATGATAGCGTCGTTCAGGGAGGCATTGTCCGCACTGACATCAGAAGCTCAAAGAAGATTGCCGACGCCCCTTACCAAATTGAGGAGGCTGATGTCACCTACGTAGGCGACGAAAATCTCCTGAAAGATGTCGACATTCTCCGAACTAACAAGGAGAATGGCAAGCTTGTTCTGAGGCTTCCCACATACAAGGCCGAGGACTTGGAGAAGCGCATTCCTGCCGATTCTCGCAAGACAATTCAAGAGCGTGCCATCGAGCTTCATGTGCTGGATACGGCCTTTTCTCCTGCTTACGAGACAATCGCGAAGCAGCTGGTCGAGATGGCTTTCCTAAAGGTTGCCAAGCCCGAACTGTCCACCCCTGAATTGGTCAAGCTGGCGAGCAGCATCGACGAGCCCAAGGCTGTCCAGGAGTCGGTTGATGCTCTGGCCGAGTGCCTCCACAAAGTCGACGTGCCCGAGTCATGGGCTGAGGTGCCCTCGGAATTTGTTCCCCCCAGGCGCCTGAAGCAGATCAAAAACCGCAGCTTCCAGCCTTTCCAAAAGGAGGAGCCTGAAGAAGTCCTCGACCTCTCCAACTGGGAGGCTGCGGCGAAGGGCCTCATCTTCAAGGAGGCATACGGAACGGCTGATAGCCTCCGCCCTGACCTTACTGTCAAGACTTTCAAGATCACTGTGAAGGAGAACCGTCGTTTGACGCCGTTGACCTACGACCGAAACATTTTCCATATCGAGTTCGACCTTGGCGACTCTGGTCTCACCTACCAGATTGGCGAGGCTCTTGGTATTCATGCCGACAACGACcctgtccaggtccaggactTTATCAAGTTCTACGGCCTCAACCCCGAGGACATTGTTCAGGTGCCCTCGCGTGAGGATCCTGCCGTCCTCGAGACCCGCACGGTCTACCAGTCGCTGCTTCAGAACCTCGATATCCTCGGCAAGCCGCCCAAGCGCTTCTACGAGGCTCTGGCCGAGTTTGCCACCGACGAGACGGAGAAGCAGAAGCTCACCAACCTCGGCGGCCAAGTCGGTGCCGAAGAGTTCAAGCAGCGCTCCGAGGTCGACACGTCTACGTACGTCGACATTCTCGAGGAGTTCCAATCCGCCCGCCCCTCCTTCACCGACCTCACCCGCATCGTATCACCGCTCAAGCGCCGCGAGTACTCGATCGCGTCAGCACAGGCCGTCACGCCGACCAGCGTTGCTCTCATGATTGTGGTCGTCGACTGGGTTGACCCCAAGGGCCGCACGCGCTTCGGCCAAGCAACTCGCTACCTGTCGCAGCTCCCCGTGGGCGCGACCGTCACCGCGTCGGTCAAGCCGTCGGTGATGAAGCTTCCGGTCGCCGACACGGCGCCGCTGATCATGGCGGGTCTCGGTACCGGTCTGGCACCCTTCCGCGCTTTTGTCCAGTACCGGGCGATGCAAAAGGCGCAGGGCAAGGATATCGGCGCCATCCTCCTCTACATGGGCAGCCGGCACCAGCGCGAAGAGTACCTGTACGGCGAGGAGTGGGAGGCGTACGTGGACGCAGGCGTCATCACGCTACTGGGCGCCGCCTTCTCGCGAGACCAGCCGCAAAAGATCTACATCCAGGACCGGATGCGCCAGACGGTCGACCAGATCGTGCAGTCATACATCACCGACGGCGGCTCCTTCTACCTCTGCGGCCCGACCTGGCCGGTGCCCGACGTCACGGCCGTGCTCGAGGAGGCCATCGCGCAGGACGCCAAGGCCACCGGGCGCAAGGTCGACCCCCGCAAGGAGATTGACAGACTCAAGGAGGATGGGCGGTACGTCTTGGAGGTTTACTAG
- a CDS encoding Sec7 domain-containing protein — protein sequence MQRRRRPDLNINVVPAPNIAIVEQCRDDADAVPAPPQTLPNQKPSLKSSLKAVPPSNRGHKQPPPVSLGSKHTGGAFLEDKTPTSLEDMYNTSAGDNGGGRSNSRTRDSHDLSIPARTTRDSLVTNMLLSLDQMSMGQMTSTRQTYEDLYNSPTLTEAAARPMFFSTTKPAGPNPSTSQGHSYSYSSDLDGTDTESKASSHAGYHRYHRSNSSSNFQMSLGRINSMREISQKSLPATPPRHGPAHHSRNRKGSKGSSSNSLDAGYPPNISTYRRTSNAINGPIRSSSYDLPTKQTRNDGGRVAGGQGAWQMDFDNANLYNGADGRRSNFVANAEEEDDDYEVAPTPNIPGGPRRLNTVPSLPNFPASSSHSQSFVRPKSPAIPPVADPERKRSTRSTRSATVGARARAKSSASSRDLPPLPAGGAAGLDADSAPAPHVGYEKSKGQPVHAGAKGPSATTSSSQQPKEKVGFFRRVFGGRKDAAPPTDSPTPKTATSPHSRRGSADQKSQMKLRSTPPSRDSEHSGNNAPVQTSYGTLQKKTSSFFRRHKKQQEEAPPLPVNIPHTTTGLPSTSNDTASNLLPPRLASPPKPEYSPGLTRALEPYLISSAGPSPSRDVAGSGTSAPISQSSNNEIDDNRPESRTAIEVDREVLLDSNFSTSDGQLAASSDGIIESQTPRRRDYVSAGNADTPQRQTPSQSNHMIRAGSFLSDSDSDSSPQRPSRASEKTLRPKMTDPKKLVLPIEGPALEPPSAGPKVSTASLPSVKIDKAEPEKQRIKKSSKSPTSTSTMTTPTTTPIDEPEFVVGQPTPDDIQKAQKIFDGNEDFITKEKAAAWMGEEGPIRQRTLHVYMSLFDFSSRSIVASLRDVCNRLILRGETQQVDRILAAFATRWCDCNPDHGFKAIDVVHTICYSIMLLNTDLHMADIESKMTRSQFVKNTMGTIRQSLADAAPDAFGRQSILPGKNSSLSPEDSRTSVDQDKPNFRNSFLGSISVTGREASNEADDCGPLVKAPFEGTLRAWEAQVEIVLKDTYQSIRDQRLPLFGAGPQLNSQSSLSVIGMLKRSPSVLSKAPSEGHISTRGRINETSRPPATTSRWTSKSRSRARAQLGATGFSSSRTSFEDSNSLWSPSVSSATRSRYSLGRTQTSMSIESVGSSYAGSKFQQSIGFANALSQAIIREDVIGGAGAASLLSMDNNGDEAGSNVGDGERPLLEDESLELAGPPWVKEGRVIHKHHLDGIDKKAKERNWSEVFAVVQKGTLSMFSFTPNKSMGKKSRGRSHRHDLATMGVGGGGLKSPPVVVGGGNWQDNATNLGTFSLKQTLASALPPPGYSSSRPHVWALSLPTGAVHLFQVGTPEISKEFVTTVNYWSARLSTHPLVGGISNIEYGWSEAIINNPLVTAITEATGGAASIARPGSAAATTHQGHQSRVSLHSRSGSFRSGSLDFGRSRSASLQSMGVMDRSDAMSERGSARVPYAAMHSGRGKLPGDKIHIADWRPPAQSLRASSQSEEGQLATLTAYVASIEEELRQHNALRSPMLLAFSPRSSNASKAMGNWQRKSEYLLRESVKYRTYVDALHEAAQRKEEVYGQRKDE from the exons ATGCAGCGACGGCGTCGACCGGACCTCAACATCAATGTTGTTCCCGCACCCAACATTGCCATAGTCGAGCAGTGCCGTGACGACGCAGACGCCGTCCCTGCGCCGCCCCAGACGCTCCCAAACCAGAAACCCTCACTCAAGAGCAGTCTGAAGGCTGTGCCGCCGTCGAATCGAGGTCACAAGCAGCCGCCCCCAGTCTCGCTCGGATCAAAACATACAGGCGGCGCCTTTCTCGAGGACAAGACCCCTACTTCTCTCGAGGACATGTACAACACCAGTGCCGGTGATAATGGCGGAGGCCGATCCAACTCGAGAACACGCGACTCCCACGATCTCTCGATCCCCGCGCGCACCACCCGCGACTCACTCGTTACCAACATGCTATTGTCGCTCGACCAGATGTCGATGGGGCAGATGACCAGCACGAGACAGACCTACGAGGATTTGTACAACAGTCCTACCCTGACAGAGGCCGCAGCGAGGCCCATGTTCTTCTCGACTACCAAGCCGGCAGGCCCCAACCCATCTACTTCCCAGGGGCACTCATACTCGTACAGCTCAGACTTGGACGGCACCGACACCGAAAGCAAGGCGTCGAGCCACGCTGGATATCACCGATACCACCGAAGCAATAGCAGTTCCAACTTCCAGATGTCATTAGGTAGGATCAACAGTATGCGGGAGATCAGCCAAAAGAGCTTACCGGCGACACCGCCACGACACGGGCCGGCACACCACTCGAGGAATCGCAAGGGTAGCAAGGGCAGCAGCTCTAACAGCCTGGACGCCGGCTACCCACCAAACATCAGCACGTATCGTCGAACATCAAATGCGATAAATGGTCCCATTCGTTCATCTAGCTACGATCTACCTACAAAGCAAACAAGAAACGATGGTGGGCGTGTCGCTGGTGGTCAGGGCGCGTGGCAAATGGATTTTGACAACGCCAACCTCTATAATGGGGCTGACGGTCGCAGAAGTAACTTTGTTGCTAAtgcagaagaagaagatgatGACTATGAGGTGGCCCCAACACCAAATATCCCCGGAGGTCCGCGAAGGTTAAATACCGTCCCTTCTCTACCGAATTTTCCAGCGTCATCGTCGCACTCGCAATCGTTCGTGCGCCCAAAATCACCAGCGATACCGCCCGTGGCCGATCCTGAACGCAAACGCAGCACCAGGTCGACACGGAGTGCAACGGTCGGCGCCAGGGCTCGCGCCAAATCCTCTGCGTCCTCCCGTGACCTTCCGCCCCTACCCGCGGGAGGTGCAGCAGGCCTTGACGCCGACTCGGCTCCGGCACCGCATGTCGGGTACGAAAAGTCAAAGGGACAGCCCGTGCACGCAGGAGCAAAGGGCCCCAGCGCCACGACCTCGTCATCACAGCAACCAAAGGAAAAGGTTGGTTTTTTCAGGCGTGTTTTTGGCGGTCGTAAGGACGCTGCTCCTCCTACCGATTCCCCGACACCCAAGACTGCCACCTCTCCACACTCCCGTAGAGGATCCGCCGACCAAAAATCCCAGATGAAGTTGCGAAgcacgccgccgtcgcgcgATAGCGAACACTCTGGCAACAATGCCCCTGTGCAGACTTCTTACGGCACTCTGCAGAAGAAGACTTCGAGCTTTTTCAGGAGACACAAGAAAcaacaagaagaagctcCTCCTCTCCCTGTTAATATCCCCCATACCACCACTGGCCTACCTAGTACTTCCAATGATACGGCATCGAATTTGTTGCCGCCCAGGCTGGCATCTCCGCCAAAGCCAGAGTACAGCCCCGGCCTGACTCGAGCCCTGGAACCATACCTGATTAGCAGCGCCGGCCCCTCGCCCTCCAGGGATGTGGCTGGCTCCGGTACCTCGGCCCCCATATCTCAGTCCTCCAATAATGAAATCGACGACAATCGTCCAGAAAGCCGTACGGCAATCGAGGTCGACCGCGAGGTTCTATTGGACTCGAACTTCTCCACGTCCGACGGACAACTGGCCGCATCGTCAGATGGCATTATCGAATCGCAAACGCCGCGACGCCGAGATTATGTGTCTGCGGGCAACGCAGACACGCCACAGCGGCAAACACCCTCGCAGTCAAACCATATGATTAGAGCCGGCTCCTTCCTAAGTGATAGTGACAGCGACAGTAGCCCTCAGCGGCCTTCAAGAGCTTCCGAAAAGACGCTTCGGCCCAAGATGACAGACCCGAAGAAGCTCGTGCTGCCGATTGAAGGTCCTGCGCTCGAACCCCCCTCGGCCGGGCCAAAAGTCTCAACCGCTAGCCTGCCTAGTGTCAAGATCGACAAGGCCGAGCCTGAAAAGCAACGAATAAAAAAGTCGAGCAAATCACCGACTTCTACAAGCACAATGACTACCCCCACCACCACGCCGATCGACGAGCCCGAGTTTGTTGTCGGACAGCCTACTCCAGACGACATCCAGAAAGCACAAAAGATTTTCGACGGCAATGAGGACTTCATTACCAAGGAGAAGGCTGCGGCCTGGATGGGCGAAGAAGGCCCTATCAGACAACGAACGTTGCATGTTTACATGTCGCTgtttgatttttccagccgCAGCATTGTAGCTTCCCTCAGGGATGTGTGCAACCGGTTGATCCTCAGGGGCGAGACGCAGCAGGTGGACCGTATCTTGGCTGCCTTTGCCACGAGGTGGTGTGATTGCAACCCTGATCATGGCTTTAAGGCCATTG ATGTTGTGCACACCATCTGCTACTCGATCATGCTGCTCAATACTGACTTGCACATGGCCGACATCGAATCGAAGATGACCCGCAGTCAGTTCGTCAAGAATACTATGGGTACCATTAGACAGTCGCTGGCTGATGCAGCACCGGATGCTTTTGGCAGGCAGAGCATCCTGCCTGGCAAGAACTCATCCCTGTCGCCCGAAGACAGCCGGACCTCGGTAGACCAGGATAAGCCTAACTTTAGGAACTCATTCCTGGGTTCCATCTCAGTAACGGGCCGGGAGGCAAGCAACGAGGCAGACGACTGTGGCCCACTCGTCAAGGCTCCATTCGAGGGAACTTTGCGTGCTTGGGAAGCTCAAGTCGAGATTGTGCTCAAAGACACTTACCAGTCCATCCGTGATCAAAGACTGCCCCTGTTCGGTGCTGGCCCACAGCTGAACTCGCAGAGTAGCCTCTCGGTGATTGGAATGCTGAAGCGTTCTCCCTCGGTGCTGAGCAAGGCGCCATCCGAAGGGCACATATCCACTAGGGGTCGTATCAATGAGACTTCGCGTCCTCCGGCGACTACTTCGAGATGGACATCCAAAAGTCGATCGCGGGCGAGAGCTCAATTGGGCGCCACTGGCTTCTCGTCTAGCCGCACCAGTTTCGAAGACAGCAATTCGCTATGGAGTCCATCTGTATCCTCGGCAACAAGGAGCCGCTACTCGCTGGGACGGACGCAGACCTCGATGTCGATAGAGTCAGTCGGCTCCAGTTACGCTGGGTCCAAATTCCAACAGTCAATCGGCTTCGCCAATGCGCTCAGCCAAGCCATCATCCGTGAGGATGTTATTGGAGGTGCAGGGGCCGCGAGTCTTCTTAGTATGGATAACAACGGGGATGAGGCTGGAAGCAATGTTGGTGACGGTGAACGACCACTATTGGAGGACGAGTCGCTTGAACTTGCGGGACCTCCGTGGGTGAAGGAGGGACGGGTTATCCACAAGCATCACCTTGACGGGATTGACAAGAAGGCGAAAGAACGCAACTGGTCCGAAGTCTTTGCTGTCGTCCAAAAGGGCACCCTCAGCATGTTCTCGTTCACACCCAACAAGTCAATGGGCAAAAAGAGCCGCGGCCGTAGCCATAGACATGATCTTGCTACCATGGGtgttggcggcggtggacTCAAAAGCCCACCTGTTGTGGTCGGTGGTGGAAACTGGCAAGACAATGCGACGAACCTGGGCACCTTCAGCCTCAAGCAGACGCTCGCTTCGGCGCTGCCGCCACCGGGCTACTCGAGCTCGCGGCCACATGTGTGGGCGCTCAGCCTGCCCACGGGAGCAGTGCACTTGTTCCAGGTCGGCACACCCGAGATTAGCAAGGAGTTCGTCACCACGGTCAACTACTGGTCTGCGCGCCTCAGCACGCACCCTCTGGTTGGAGGCATCTCCAACATCGAGTACGGCTGGAGCGAGGCCATAATTAACAACCCGCTCGTCACGGCCATCACTGAAGCCACGGGCGGAGCGGCCAGCATCGCCAGGCCCGGCAGCGCCGCGGCAACAACGCACCAAGGCCACCAGTCGCGCGTCTCGCTGCACTCCCGCTCCGGCAGCTTCCGCTCGGGCTCGCTCGACTTTGGGCGCTCTAGGTCGGCGTCGCTGCAGTCGATGGGCGTGATGGACCGCTCGGATGCCATGTCGGAGCGCGGCAGCGCCAGAGTGCCGTACGCCGCCATGCACTCGGGCCGCGGCAAGCTCCCCGGCGACAAGATTCACATTGCCGACTGGCGGCCGCCGGCGCAGTCGCTGCGGGCGTCGTCGCAGTCGGAGGAGGGCCAGCTCGCCACGCTGACGGCGTACGTGGCCTCGATCGAGGAGGAGCTGCGACAGCACAACGCGCTGCGCAGCCCCATGCTCCTGGCCTTTAGTCCccgcagcagcaacgccTCCAAGGCTATGGGCAACTGGCAGCGCAAGAGCGAGTACCTGCTCCGCGAGAGCGTCAAGTACAGGACCTACGTCGACGCCCTGCACGAGGCCGCCCAGAGGAAAGAGGAAGTGTACGGCCAGAGGAAGGACGAGTAA
- a CDS encoding CAMK/CAMK1 protein kinase: MATTQTTQGQIQPCRYKVGKTLGAGSYSVVKECVHIDTGRYYAAKVINKRLMAGREHMVRNEIAVLKKVSMGHQNILTLVDYFETMNNLYLVTDLALGGELFDRICRKGSYYESDAVDLIRATLSAVAYLHDHGIVHRDLKPENLLFRTPEDNADLLIADFGLSRIMDEEQFHVLTTTCGTPGYMAPEIFKKTGHGKPVDIWALGVITYFLLCGYTPFDRDSDLEEMQAILNADYSFTPIEFWRGVSDSAKDFIRRCLTIDPTKRMSAHEALQHPFVAGYLADKGANLLPTVKKNFNARRTLHAAIDTVRAINKLREGQGLNGQRLMAGVKSREPNKAAAAAAAAASIPTSTGEVGTVGAATHKDSGYGSTRPDGDGSGDVAMDEAPPVSHPAALRPGVETNKVVETSKGLWTGVGSRG, translated from the exons ATGGCCACCACCCAGACAACCCAAGGCCAGATACAACCTTGTAGATACAAGGTTGGAAAAACGCTGGGCGCAGGCTCATACTCAGTTGTGAAAGAATGTGTGCACATAGACACAGGGCGGTACTATGCAGCCAAAGTCATTAACAAACGATTGATGGCAGGACGCGAGCACATG GTTCGCAATGAAATCGCTGTTCTCAAGAAGGTGTCCATGGGGCATCAAAACATCCTTACGCTAGTGGATTACTTCGAGACCATGAACAATCTATACCTGGTGACAGACCTTGCTCTCGGCGGCGAACTTTTCGACAGGATCTGCCGAAAAGGTTCCTACTATGAATCAGACGCAGTGGACCTGATACGCGCGACACTTTCTGCCGTCGCATATCTGCATGACCACGGCATCGTTCACCGCGACCTCAAGCCGGAAAACCTACTTTTCCGAACGCCCGAGGACAATGCAGACCTTCTAATCGCTGACTTTGGCCTCTCGCGGATAATGGATGAGGAGCAGTTCCATGTGCTCACAACGACCTGTGGCACTCCCGGCTACATGGCGCCCGAGATCTTCAAGAAGACGGGACACGGTAAACCCGTAGACATCTGGGCCCTCGGCGTCATTACATACTTCCTCCTTTGTGGCTACACTCCATTCGATCGGGATAGCGACTTGGAGGAGATGCAGGCAATCCTCAATGCCGACTACAGCTTCACTCCGATTGAGTTCTGGCGCGGCGTCTCTGACTCGGCCAAGGACTTTATTAGGCGCTGCCTGACCATTGATCCCACTAAACGCATGTCGGCGCACGAGGCGCTTCAACACCCGTTCGTCGCCGGATATCTGGCAGACAAGGGTGCCAACCTACTACCGACAGTCAAGAAGAACTTCAACGCGCGCCGCACGCTACACGCCGCCATCGACACTGTGCGCGCCATCAACAAGCTCCGTGAAGGCCAGGGTCTCAATGGCCAGCGGTTGATGGCTGGGGTCAAGTCGCGCGAGCCCAacaaggcggcggcggctgctgctgctgctgcttctatCCCGACATCAACGGGTGAGGTGGGTACTGTCGGTGCCGCGACGCACAAAGACTCAGGATACGGAAGCACCAGGCCAGACGGTGACGGCAGCGGAGATGTTGCCATGGATGAGGCGCCGCCAGTATCGCACCCGGCAGCACTCAGACCGGGAGTGGAGACGAACAAAGTTGTCGAAACGTCCAAGGGCCTCTGGACCGGCGTTGGAAGCCGGGGGTAA